The following DNA comes from Frankia casuarinae.
CCAGCACTCCGCCGAACAATTGCAGGAGACGCTGGTCGTAGCCGGTGGGCGACAGGATGACCCGCAGATCCGCCCGGGCCGCCCGGGCGCCCAGGACCACCTGGCCGAAGGCGGCGCCGGTGACGGCGCCGACCAGGACGTCCGCGCCGCTGTCGCGCACCTTCCGGCCGATGCCCGGGATGTCGATCGGCCCGGTCGCGTCGATCCGGCCGAGCACCCGCACCCCGGCCGCGGCGAGGCTCAACGCCATCTTGTCGGCGAGGGTCACGGAGGTCGCCGAGAACCCGGACTGGGCGATGATCGCCCGGTGGCCGCCGCGCTCGGCGACGAACTCACCCCAGGTCGTGACGGACGGCCCGTCGAAGATCATATTTGAGTAGCTGAACATGTTGTCGTTATGGGTCCAGGCCGCCTCCAGCGAGGTACCGGTCACCGGTATTCGCCGGCTATTGAGATAACCGGCGGAACCACTGGCCACGGAGGTCGACTCGATGATTCCGAACACCTGGTCGTTCTCCACGAGCCCCCGGGCGGCGGCCTGGTTTCCGGCGGGATTCGAGGCGTCATCCCGCCAGACATAGACCACTTTTCGGCCATACACACCGCCCGCCTTGTCGGCCACCCCGAGCCGGGCGTCCACCCCGGCCCGGAAGGAGCGGAACAGTGACGCCGCGTTTCCGGTGTCCGGATAGAGCAGGCCGAATCTGATCGCGTCCGGAGCGACGCCCGGCGCCGCGCAGGCCGGGGACGCGGTCGGCCCGTCGGTGGAGACCCGGCAGCCGACCGCTCCCAAGCCGATCAGGAGGCTCACGAGCCCGAGCAGCGCGGCCCGGCGGTCCGCACGACGGCGCCGAGGCCGGTGCGGCCCGACTCCCAGAGCCGTGACGCTCCCCACTCCATCAAGCCTGAACCAGAAGAACCACCCTTCGATGCCATTCCGTTGATTTTGTGAGATTCACCGAAGATCGATCGCTCCCGGTTTCAGGATCCGATCCCGCTTCGGGCTCCCCACGCGGTGCCGCGTGGGGAGCGATACCGCGTGGGGGTGGGGCCCGGTCGGCCCGGTCAGTCCGGTCGGCCCGGTCAGAACGCCGCCGCGGCGGCCCGGGCGATGGCCTGGTCAAGGGGGGCGGGACCACCGCTCACCCCGACGGCCCCCACGATCACCCCGTTCCGCCACAGCGGCAGCGCACCGGGCAGACCGGTGACGACCGGTTCCGCCGGCGACGGACGCTCCCGTCCGACGCGGCCGTCACCCGTGGCAGGTGCCTCGCCGCCGGCATGCGCCTCGCCGCCGGCATGCGCCTCGCCGCCAGCGTGTCCCTCGCCACCGGTATGACTGACCAGATGGGCCGGCGGAGCCCAGGCCCGAGCCGCGCACGCCTTGTCGACGGAGATATCCGCGGTCTCGAGCCGGGCATTGTCCATCCGGACGTG
Coding sequences within:
- a CDS encoding ABC transporter substrate-binding protein, with translation MGSVTALGVGPHRPRRRRADRRAALLGLVSLLIGLGAVGCRVSTDGPTASPACAAPGVAPDAIRFGLLYPDTGNAASLFRSFRAGVDARLGVADKAGGVYGRKVVYVWRDDASNPAGNQAAARGLVENDQVFGIIESTSVASGSAGYLNSRRIPVTGTSLEAAWTHNDNMFSYSNMIFDGPSVTTWGEFVAERGGHRAIIAQSGFSATSVTLADKMALSLAAAGVRVLGRIDATGPIDIPGIGRKVRDSGADVLVGAVTGAAFGQVVLGARAARADLRVILSPTGYDQRLLQLFGGVLAGVYSFVDYLPFEQETPAHQRFLQAMLEYAPQVSPPAQQAALSGWISADMFLRGLVAAGPCPSRETFIRGLRAVRGYDADGLLPVPVNFATHFGQINRCYTFLQVTADAKRFALVPPVPRCGTEIGR
- a CDS encoding GlcG/HbpS family heme-binding protein produces the protein MTVSLEDARRIIAAGEKYAVHLGQPVNIAVVDHAGILVAHVRMDNARLETADISVDKACAARAWAPPAHLVSHTGGEGHAGGEAHAGGEAHAGGEAPATGDGRVGRERPSPAEPVVTGLPGALPLWRNGVIVGAVGVSGGPAPLDQAIARAAAAAF